A region from the Hippopotamus amphibius kiboko isolate mHipAmp2 chromosome 15, mHipAmp2.hap2, whole genome shotgun sequence genome encodes:
- the LOC130837033 gene encoding olfactory receptor 2T29-like gives MDNSTWVANHTGQLDFILMGLFSQSKYPALLSVIIFVVFLMALSGNIILILLICSDAHLHTPMYFFISQLSLMDMMYISVIVPKMLMDQVMGMNKISAPECGMQMFLYLTVGGSEFFLLAAMAYDRYVAICHPLHYSTLMNHKMWLLLVSGCWFLGSVDGFMLTPITMTFPFCRSREIHHFFCEVPAVMKLSCSDTSLYETLMYLCCVLMLLIPVTVISSSYTFILLTIHRMNSAEGRKKAFMTCSSHMTVVILFYGTSAYSYMLPSSYHTSEKDMVVSVFYTILTPVLNPLIYSLRNKDVTGALKKMLNVGSVFQRTVK, from the coding sequence ATGGACAATTCCACCTGGGTGGCCAACCACACTGGACAGTTGGATTTCATCCTCATGGGACTCTTCAGTCAATCCAAGTACCCAGCACTACTTTCTGTGATCATTTTTGTGGTATTTCTGATGGCCTTATCTGGGAATATCATCCTGATCCTTCTGATATGTTCTGATGCTcatctccacacccccatgtacttttttATCAGCCAATTGTCTCTCATGGACATGATGTACATTTCTGTCATTGTGCCCAAGATGCTCATGGACCAGGTCATGGGTATGAATAAGATCTCAGCTCCTGAATGTGGAATGCAGATGTTTCTCTATCTGACAGTTGGAGGTTCAGAATTTTTCCTTCTGGCtgccatggcctatgaccggtATGTGGCCATCTGTCATCCACTCCATTATTCGACTCTCATGAACCATAagatgtggcttctcttggtaTCTGGTTGTTGGTTCCTGGGATCGGTGGATGGCTTTATGCTCACGCCCATCACCATGACCTTTCCCTTCTGCAGATCCAGGGAGATCCATCATTTCTTCTGTGAGGTCCCTGCTGTAATGAAGCTTTCCTGCTCAGACACATCCCTCTATGAGACACTCATGTACCTGTGCTGCGTCCTCATGCTCCTCATCCCTGTGACAGTCATTTCAAGCTCTTATACTTTCATCCTCCTCACCATCCACAGGATGAATTCAGCAGAGGGCCGGAAGAAGGCTTTTATGACTTGTTCTTCCCACATGACTGTGGTCATCCTGTTCTATGGGACTTCAGCCTACAGCTATATGCTGCCCAGCTCCTACCACACCTCTGAGAAGGACATGGTTGTGTCTGTCTTTTACACCATACTCACTCCTGTGCTAAACCCTTTAATCTACAGTCTTAGGAATAAGGATGTCACAGGGGctctaaagaaaatgttaaatgtgGGATCTGTCTTTCAGAGAACTGTAAAGTAA